GTGAGTAGAACTTGTTTTGGCAGTTATATTCACTTGATTGAAAAGAGTTAGAAGTTTGCtcttttccagatttgTTGTTTAAGAACCACACAGTACTACAACTTACCAATGACCGCAGAGCAAAAGATTCAACAGATCTCTGAGAAAGCACATCAACCTGGCCAAGAAAGTCCATTGCATACCGTTGGCTTCGATGCTAGATTCCCTAATCAAAACCAGACCAAACACTGTTGGCAGTCATATGTGGATTACCACAAATGTATTAACATGAAGGGCGAGGACTTTGCACCATGCAAAGTGTTCTGGAGAACTTACTCCTCTCTGTGCCCTCTAGACTGGGTCGACAAGTGGGACGAACAAAGAGCGAAGGGGATTTTCCCAGGTGACATCAATCCATGAGGAGAGATAAAACACTTCCCGTGGAAGAATTTCCCATGACattttttctctcttcgTTCTAATGGTTGTCGGAGACATCTCTACTGGATCTCCAAGGGCCAAATTTCTACGACATATATTCATTTTTAAACATTAATGTTGAAATCCAGAGCAGTGCTAGTTCCCTTCTTGTGAGTGGGCGTGACAGGCTGCAGCACAAGATCAACATATGCTAGTGGAAATAACATCAAATTAAGTTAGCACGTACGTTAGTTAAGACGCGGAAAGAACTTTACAGCAAAATGTAACATTTTCTCATCCTGTCACTTCTTCGCCAAGGTTCAGTAAATAATCTCCTTAGCTTATAATAGCGCCAAGGCGCTGGTACGCAGAAATGGCTGAGTGGTGCCCCACTTAATGGGGTTACTAGATCGATCAGAGATATCTTTCAACAAATACCATGGGCACATGGCGCAGTTGGTAGCGCGCTTCCCTTGCAAGGAAGAGGTCAtcggttcgattccggTTGCGTCCAATTATTTTTAActatcttgatcaaagtaggaagtcttgaagagtTTTGAAGTTTGACACCACAAAGGCTCTCTCACCCAGGAGAACAGTATCCATTTGTCTCAAGCTCTCCTCGTAGCTTATGCTTGAAGTAGTATCAATTTTATCGACTGACAGAAGGTCGCTGCTCCTGTCCTTGTGCTCAAAAGACCTGGATAAGTGTCCGTACTTATTGTTCCTATCGATCAGTACTCCATTCCATCCAGCATTCTCAGCACCGCGCATGTCGTTGATTGCCTCATCGCCGATATGCCAGCACCGAGACCTGAGGGTCCCGAGGTCATTATTCTCTAGCAATCTGGGATACCTCTTCGCCATATCCTCAAGGGCATATTcgaaaatctctttggaGGGCTTTTTCAGATCTAGGTCGTATGATAAGAAGATATGCGGTTTAAAGTATTCGTACAGTCCAAGGTTTTGCAGCAATGTATATACCACCGGATCTGTGTTGCTGATGATACCTAAGATCACATCCGGATGCTTTGATTTAGCTTCTTTTATGAAATCAAGCACATCTGGATACACCTGGTAAGCTTGGTAACCCTCGAATCTCACTAAAATCTCCTCAACCATCTCTTTTGAGATCTCCAGCGGCTGGAAAACGTTCGTGATAAGCTTGCTCCACCATTCCACTGCGGTGATGCCTGTAAACTTGCCATAGTTCGGATGCCTATCCCTCAGCTCCTTGAAGACTTTGGGAAATTTCATGGTTAGTTGCATGGGATCGGCGATGACGttgtatttcttggcaacCAGGCAGTACTGCTGCATAACTGGCAGTGTCGTTGCATATAATGTGTTGTAAGCATCGAAGGTGATCACTGTGGGACTTTCAGGCTTCAGAGCATGCTTCCACCCACCAATTggtattcttcttggaaaaGCCATTATCGAGTTACTACTGTAGCGGAAGTGTTGTCTTCGTTGTAGTAATATCACCAGCTAAGTCAGTACACTAAATACCAATAACTTCAAGGGaaacgaagaaagagatagATATTTCAGGGCAACAGCCAGTGACATTGGTTTGCTTGCTAATCCGTTTTTATTTAGTCGCAGGGGCACACACTGCCAACTTGAGTTCCTAAAGGGTCTGAGCTCATGCAATACCTTCGAAAAGCCTGCGAATTGCAACTCTTCATAGATCAGTGCCTTTGGGTTAGTGACAGCAAGCTCGATAGGTAAAAaagcagctcaagaaagCAGCTCAAAGATCTACAGCGGCTCAAGGGTCCGATGACCATTaaggaaatcgaagatACGTCAAAATGGCGTCTTGTGTCCAGCTCAATCATTCCGGACCCCAAGCATGCTGTCAAAGAGCTCATAGATAATGCGATAGACGCTGGAGCCACCAGCATTTACGTTGACATAGATTCTAACACAAGCGGTTGTCATTACATTTGCGTTAGGGACGATGGTTCTGGCGTAGATAAAGCTGATAGGAATGCAATGTGCTTGAACCATGCCACTAGCAAAATAAGGTCGCAGGATGACCTATCCCACTTGAAGACTCTGGGATTCAGAGGACAGGCGCTCTTTTCTCTAGCAACATTAGCCAATAAGAAAGGTTCTATGGAAATTACAACAAAGAGTAAGTCTGAAAGTGTTGGCGAGAAGTGGCTGGTGCCCAAAGATGGCCTTACCAAAGGTATAGACCGTAAAAAGGTCTCATGTCCGTCAGGCACTACAGTACTGATCAAAAACCTCCTGCTGGGATTGAGAGCCCGGTATTTACACACAGTAGCTAGGGCGGCAAGAAGCAATGAAGAGATTCACCGTCTAACACAGCACTACTCTTTGATTTTCCGATCAATTCGATTCCACTTTTGTCTTGTTACTGTCGACAAGGATGGTCAAGTAACGAGGAAGCAATTGCAACAATCCTTGGAACCAAACCTTTCAAGAGTACGAGCCCTCTCAATAGCATCAAAGTTGAGGTCGCCAGTCTCAGATAACTTCCTCGTTAACGATAATTTGCCTGTCAATAAGTTTATTCATTTGAATGTCATACTGCCAAGAATGCAGCCGCAGACAGACGTCTGCGGGCTCAACAAAAATAAGAGGTTTCTCTCCGTTAACAATCGAATCATTTCGCTTCAACTGAACTTTGGGACTTCAGTCGCCAAAATAGTTAATAAAATTTACCGTGAAGCAAATTTAATGGATCCAACGACCTGGTATATTAACTTCGAATGTGACGCAAGAATTTTGGACGTGAATGTTGAACCGGGAAAAAATGATGTTATGATTAAGGACGTATCCATCGTCATGCGTCAACTGGAGGAGTCTCTCTCTGCGTATATTGTGGCGGAGTTGGGCAAGAAAGGAtgtgaagaaatcgaaATGACCGGGCGAATTCCAAGGCGTCCAGGCATATGTCAGGAAGCTACTGTGACAAGCCAAAAGCCAGGTAACAATGGAGGTGTATCCACGGTTAACGGTGATCAGCACGCTGGGAAACAGGGGGAAATCAAACGAAATGAATCACTGCTTCCTTCAGCGAATGAAAATGTACGCTCAGTCGGAAGCACATCGGCGCTGCGATGCGCCAAGCGCCAAGCTGCATCTGATTATGTGTATCCAGATGAGATTCGATGGAAGTGCAACTTAAATTCGGATGATGCGGTTGGAACACAGGAAGTAACCAATCGCCATTGCTCATCGTCGCTGGAAAGCTCGCCAATCCCGGGCTGTGAGAATGAGGATATGGAGGTGGCACGAAACATATCCCTTTCGAACCCGTTCATGATCGCAAAGCTGAAGCACTTCAGCGTAAAGCAGCGCAAAATTGAAGTACcgcagaagaatcttgataattCGAGCTCCCATGATTCCGCTGATGTTGCTCACCTCGAATCGAGAAGATATCTGGAAAGTGCACCTACTTATCCGCGAGCGGATTTCAAGCAACCTAGCTTGTCATCCACCTGCGGTGATACAACGCTGAtagatgaagagattgtaGATGAGGAAAGGATAGGCCATAAAGCCTGCTtagcttcaagaaggctaCGACTGTATTCAGAGCATACAGAAGGCGTTACACAGTCTGTCGACTACAATTATGGCAAGTACAGTCAAAGTGCTTACAAAAACGAACTACAGTGGTTAAGCAGAGATTCTGATCCGAAAAACCGCGTAACCGAAAGCCTTATTGCCCTTTCAAAGGACCTGAAGGACAAGAGAATTTCGCTCTCTCGCGCAAAAGAGGGATGGTTCATACTGACCAACTGAAGCAGTTCTTCGTTATTCCTCGTTCCATTTGCCGCCCAATCCTGTCCTGAAAAACTACTCGATGCCGTATCGCCTTAGTTTTACTTCCCCAAAAGCGGTAAGCTAAGTCTAGTTATAAAACGACGATGCTGCTAGCCCTCTAATTAACAACCAACGGCTTTGCCTTTGTTTGCTCAAATGAGATATATTACAGGATTCGtgaagcctttcttggAAATTTGATCCTCATGTATCTTCATGAAGCGCATAGGCTCGATTTGAGCAATATGTAAGTAGCTAGAGGGGAAAACACGTATTTTCCAGAAGTTTAGGTTTCACTTCTGGCCAGCCCTTCTTCATCTATAGATTACCAACGCTTTGGCTAAGCCTTTTTATTTAGAAATGCTACCATATAGTCAACGATGGTTAATTCCTTCATGTGCCGTCTTTACTTGTAGAGAGTTCGACGCCAGATCAGTAATGAAAGAAAGCATCATTCTTGGCGAAACAGAATGCGTCAGAGATTTCTATAGCCTCATAGGTCCCCTGTAAGCTAGTGAGAACTCTATACTCGAAGGAATGTATGTCTGTTACTTTATGAGTTTCCACTATTTGAGGCCTCTTTCTAccctctgcttcttcagttctgACATAGGTCAGTGAGAAAGGTGGAGTTCCTTCAAACGAGAAGATGACCTCCGCTTGGTCTCCCTCATGAATGTCCTCTACGGCATTCTGTCCCTGGGAAACAGTGACGGATGGTATAGGATGGACAACCAGAGATAGTCTATCAAACTCTTTCTTCATATTCGGCTTGGTGAAGTCTACCATGCATTGCGATGTCGAGTCGCCTATGGAAAGGATGGAGATTGTACCGGGCTCTGTGGCTAACCTTACAAATTGTGATGTATGCTCCTTAAGTTTGAGTTGCGCCCCGTTGAATTCATACCTGATGTTGAAAGGAGCATTACCGCTCAACTGATATGCGACGTAATCGCCAACACAATAGTCGGCCGTCGGATCAAGCAAGTGAATTTTAGGAACATCTGTCACAGATATCCATACATGTTCATTTTCTGTAGCGATCTTATCATTGGCGCATCCATTGGCGTCTACCACTTTTTCAATTGCGATGAGGTGATTTCCTAATTTCAGATTCTCATAAAGTCTCCTGTAATTGAATGAGCCCGGTACAATTTTATCAATTGTGCAATGTTCGGTTCTGCTTGTACTTTCATGATATATACTGAAAGTGACAGAAAACGGTGCTTCTCCATAATTAAACCTCAAACTGATAGGAGCTAATGAAGACGTTTCCTCATTCACAGCAGTTGAGCAAGCCCTGAAAATCTTTCCTGAATCGGAAAATTTTACTTCTGGTAGTGGATTGACCTTTTGCTTGACTATGACCTCCGGAGACGAATAGGAAGCCTTGGAGAAATCTTCCTCGCCATAGTTCGAGTCATAAAGAGCGCTTATTATCACAATGTGTTCTCCAGGTTCCTCGTTTCGCAGCCTTATTGTTGCATATTTCGTCGCAACCTGTATGGCTTTACTAATTGAATGTCCATTTGGCGTGACCAGATCAAACCTCAATGAAAATGGCGGAGAACCGGATAAAGCCAAGTCCAATACGCTCTCAGTACCCTGACATACCTCATGTTTGACAAAATTTGTATCACTTACTTTTTCGATCTTACTGTTAGCCACAACCGTAAAACTGGGCTTGTCTAAGAAACCAACCTCAAAGTGGCTCTCCGGATCTTCGATGATCCCGCTGCAGCTGGAATCACGAACATCAACTAACTTGTACCTTCCTTCATTGCTAACTTTAAGGACAGGCTTATAACTCGAATGAAATTGAGTTTCATATACCCCAAGGAGCTGACCGTGAGAATCGAAATGTTCGTATTTAACCGTGAAAGGTGCCTCACCTGCTAGCTTTAAAGGAATATGCGCTTGAGAGCCTTGCTTGATCTTGACTTGATTTGAATTATCCAGAAGATTGAATGCGGCAGAAGGTATATCCCTTCTAATTTTTATTCTTGCGTCCGGCTCACTTAAGCCTACGAGGCAGTCAGAAGAATCCTTGACGGAAACCAATGAAACGATATAATctccgccaacttcgaagcgTGGAATTTCGATCTCATAATCGTAAGTGAGCAGGTTATCAACCTTCCGCGAGCTTCTTTTATTCGAAGAAGTCTCCACAATGTCATAAGTCAATGAAAAGGGCGGCTCTCCATGAAATGTTACTGGAACCTTCGTTTGCTCACCGAGACATAGCTCTACTTCCTTCAGTGTCTTAAATTTGGCGCTAGGTTTCACTCTCATCGAAGTCTTAAATGTGTACTTCTCACGGGGAACCAAAGAAATCTGATCGGTGAATAGTTTATTTGTCAAATGATCGAAGACAATTTCATAATTGCCTTCGATGGTGGGGTTATAGCTGAATTGGCTTCTTGTCCCTTCCGATGTATATCTTTTAGTGTCATAGAGCCTCCACTTTttattttcttccattttGTATATCATTGCCATGTACTGGAATGGTGGGGCCCCAGTAAAGGTTAGATCAAAATTTAGCCCGACTTGACCAACACACTGATCAAGTATAGGTGTCGACTTGACATCTAACTGTGGCGGCACAGGTTTTGTTATTAGAATACTTGATTTTCCGATGACAACCCCAGGACAGTGCTTCGAAGAGATGCCTTCAAGCTTGTAGGTTCCGGGGGATTCAGCTTGAAATGAAGCATGATGAGATGTTGTCGAGATGCTCCGCAAATGCagtttctgcttctcaTCAACAAATGATATGTTCGCAGAATAGGGAGCGGAATCTTCCCAAGTTGGCGGTTTTTCGAACTTAACAACGATGGCTCTTTTCGTCGATGATTTGGGGtcaaatttctcatctAAGGAACCTCTAGGTATTTCGTGGACTTTAAAATCATATGAAACCTGATAATCTTCTTGCAGAGCTTCAGGAATTTTGGTAAAATCCATAACATTTCCCAAGCCATCGACCAGCTTATCAATCTTGTAAACGTAATGACCGTCTTGAGAAGCCGTCGTATCCAAGTTGATTGTCACAGGATAGTTGCGGCCCCATTTTAAATCCGACAAGTCGGTAGCAGAAAAGATATGCTTCCGTGTTGATTGAAGGGGCgtttcaaaaaattcgGGAACCAGGTTGGTGTCGACGTAAGTACGAGCCTTACCATTAATGCTTTTGGTGTATGTGAGTTTCATGGGTGGTACCCCCTGAACCTCCAACGAGACTCTATCCGAGTCACCAATGCATCTATCCGAGCTTCCATGACCAGTGATCGATGCTACAGGACAGTAAGGAATGACTAAATGAGACTGGTAAACCTTGAGACTGAAATCCTTTGTATCGACAATTTTTTTGATCTGATAGAATCCAACATCGTTGAGCGGCAATTCAATATATCGTATCGTCGAAGTATCTTGCACTCTTTGGCTCATTAACCTATCTCGAGAAAGAAGACCGGATAAATCTTCAACTAACCTGAATTCCTTACTT
Above is a genomic segment from Torulaspora globosa chromosome 1, complete sequence containing:
- the DPI35 gene encoding Dpi35p (ancestral locus Anc_2.404); translated protein: MAFPRRIPIGGWKHALKPESPTVITFDAYNTLYATTLPVMQQYCLVAKKYNVIADPMQLTMKFPKVFKELRDRHPNYGKFTGITAVEWWSKLITNVFQPLEISKEMVEEILVRFEGYQAYQVYPDVLDFIKEAKSKHPDVILGIISNTDPVVYTLLQNLGLYEYFKPHIFLSYDLDLKKPSKEIFEYALEDMAKRYPRLLENNDLGTLRSRCWHIGDEAINDMRGAENAGWNGVLIDRNNKYGHLSRSFEHKDRSSDLLSVDKIDTTSSISYEESLRQMDTVLLGERAFVVSNFKTLQDFLL
- the MLH2 gene encoding mismatch repair protein MLH2 (ancestral locus Anc_2.405) gives rise to the protein MTIKEIEDTSKWRLVSSSIIPDPKHAVKELIDNAIDAGATSIYVDIDSNTSGCHYICVRDDGSGVDKADRNAMCLNHATSKIRSQDDLSHLKTLGFRGQALFSLATLANKKGSMEITTKSKSESVGEKWLVPKDGLTKGIDRKKVSCPSGTTVLIKNLLLGLRARYLHTVARAARSNEEIHRLTQHYSLIFRSIRFHFCLVTVDKDGQVTRKQLQQSLEPNLSRVRALSIASKLRSPVSDNFLVNDNLPVNKFIHLNVILPRMQPQTDVCGLNKNKRFLSVNNRIISLQLNFGTSVAKIVNKIYREANLMDPTTWYINFECDARILDVNVEPGKNDVMIKDVSIVMRQLEESLSAYIVAELGKKGCEEIEMTGRIPRRPGICQEATVTSQKPGNNGGVSTVNGDQHAGKQGEIKRNESLLPSANENVRSVGSTSALRCAKRQAASDYVYPDEIRWKCNLNSDDAVGTQEVTNRHCSSSLESSPIPGCENEDMEVARNISLSNPFMIAKLKHFSVKQRKIEVPQKNLDNSSSHDSADVAHLESRRYLESAPTYPRADFKQPSLSSTCGDTTLIDEEIVDEERIGHKACLASRRLRLYSEHTEGVTQSVDYNYGKYSQSAYKNELQWLSRDSDPKNRVTESLIALSKDLKDKRISLSRAKEGWFILTN
- the POM152 gene encoding Pom152p (ancestral locus Anc_2.406), which codes for MLNSNTPRGNHWIGASSTSSTYQAIDGRTSGSQEWRFRSSKSYDRVSSTLSDGRARGDTKYTLGPDGKRFGELQSQPLISPEVLEASRQRALALLIFAIIQGYKVYDLIVLKNKVAVVGRLFDSSRLSFIFKYLIIDSLFLYFLPSFKIPKLTFQPWAVTVQIVAMTVITVLISNEHGFALLSVFGAAWRKLSTKEVSLTGSSVNMRKVMDSSSHFRGALTIKILPENTAMFNPLHDSFCLPMDASLVPEGHVKVPIRINSTADISLVQLEYRDIYTDRSELRNLTSKEFRLVEDLSGLLSRDRLMSQRVQDTSTIRYIELPLNDVGFYQIKKIVDTKDFSLKVYQSHLVIPYCPVASITGHGSSDRCIGDSDRVSLEVQGVPPMKLTYTKSINGKARTYVDTNLVPEFFETPLQSTRKHIFSATDLSDLKWGRNYPVTINLDTTASQDGHYVYKIDKLVDGLGNVMDFTKIPEALQEDYQVSYDFKVHEIPRGSLDEKFDPKSSTKRAIVVKFEKPPTWEDSAPYSANISFVDEKQKLHLRSISTTSHHASFQAESPGTYKLEGISSKHCPGVVIGKSSILITKPVPPQLDVKSTPILDQCVGQVGLNFDLTFTGAPPFQYMAMIYKMEENKKWRLYDTKRYTSEGTRSQFSYNPTIEGNYEIVFDHLTNKLFTDQISLVPREKYTFKTSMRVKPSAKFKTLKEVELCLGEQTKVPVTFHGEPPFSLTYDIVETSSNKRSSRKVDNLLTYDYEIEIPRFEVGGDYIVSLVSVKDSSDCLVGLSEPDARIKIRRDIPSAAFNLLDNSNQVKIKQGSQAHIPLKLAGEAPFTVKYEHFDSHGQLLGVYETQFHSSYKPVLKVSNEGRYKLVDVRDSSCSGIIEDPESHFEVGFLDKPSFTVVANSKIEKVSDTNFVKHEVCQGTESVLDLALSGSPPFSLRFDLVTPNGHSISKAIQVATKYATIRLRNEEPGEHIVIISALYDSNYGEEDFSKASYSSPEVIVKQKVNPLPEVKFSDSGKIFRACSTAVNEETSSLAPISLRFNYGEAPFSVTFSIYHESTSRTEHCTIDKIVPGSFNYRRLYENLKLGNHLIAIEKVVDANGCANDKIATENEHVWISVTDVPKIHLLDPTADYCVGDYVAYQLSGNAPFNIRYEFNGAQLKLKEHTSQFVRLATEPGTISILSIGDSTSQCMVDFTKPNMKKEFDRLSLVVHPIPSVTVSQGQNAVEDIHEGDQAEVIFSFEGTPPFSLTYVRTEEAEGRKRPQIVETHKVTDIHSFEYRVLTSLQGTYEAIEISDAFCFAKNDAFFHY
- the COX12 gene encoding cytochrome c oxidase subunit VIb (ancestral locus Anc_2.403); amino-acid sequence: MTAEQKIQQISEKAHQPGQESPLHTVGFDARFPNQNQTKHCWQSYVDYHKCINMKGEDFAPCKVFWRTYSSLCPLDWVDKWDEQRAKGIFPGDINP